A portion of the Sulfurimonas hongkongensis genome contains these proteins:
- a CDS encoding ABC transporter substrate-binding protein, whose protein sequence is MRILILILLSLLTLSATERVISLSPSITEIVYALQKGDKLVGTSSYSLYPKEAQKLPIVGNYSSPHLEKILELNPSIVIGEDFNQNTLKKLKHFGITTLTLRLKTITDIKNSIEKLAKTIDSNEAKKLIKDIDDAVKKAHRSQNPHSVMIVYGLREELSSSTYIAGKDIFFEDIIKLSGNTNAYTATSTSQPVLNYENIIALNPEQIIILHSHATEPNVDVKKALKAWHAIPTKASKNGNISVVDEDYLHIPSHRIALTIKVLSNEMHKNYNAGD, encoded by the coding sequence ATGAGAATATTAATACTCATACTACTATCACTCTTAACATTAAGCGCGACAGAGAGGGTCATCTCTCTTAGCCCATCCATCACAGAGATAGTCTATGCACTTCAAAAAGGCGATAAGCTTGTAGGAACCTCTAGCTACTCTTTGTACCCAAAAGAGGCACAAAAACTCCCCATTGTGGGAAACTACTCAAGTCCACACCTAGAGAAGATTTTAGAGTTAAATCCTAGCATAGTCATCGGAGAAGATTTTAACCAAAACACACTCAAAAAACTAAAACACTTTGGTATAACAACACTAACACTAAGGCTAAAAACTATAACAGATATAAAAAACTCTATAGAAAAACTAGCCAAAACTATAGACTCAAATGAGGCAAAAAAACTTATAAAAGATATAGATGATGCTGTAAAAAAAGCGCATAGAAGTCAAAACCCTCATAGCGTTATGATAGTTTATGGTCTTAGAGAAGAGTTGAGTTCATCGACCTATATTGCTGGAAAAGATATCTTTTTTGAAGATATCATCAAGCTTAGCGGAAATACAAACGCTTACACTGCAACATCTACAAGCCAACCAGTCTTAAACTATGAAAACATCATAGCACTAAACCCTGAGCAGATTATCATACTTCACTCACATGCAACCGAGCCAAATGTAGATGTAAAAAAGGCGCTCAAAGCTTGGCATGCTATCCCTACAAAAGCTTCAAAAAACGGTAATATCTCTGTTGTTGATGAAGACTATCTACACATTCCATCTCATCGTATAGCACTCACCATAAAAGTTCTCTCAAACGAGATGCACAAAAATTATAATGCAGGAGATTGA
- the dxr gene encoding 1-deoxy-D-xylulose-5-phosphate reductoisomerase: protein MILLGSTGSIGVNTLCVAKKFDISVEILVCGNNIGLLNKQILEHSPKVVVIADATDIDKVNHSNVFSGADAILKVIQDSKSSLVVNALVGFLGLRPTLKALECGKRVALANKESLVACGAFIDTSKIQPIDSEHFGLWYLMQDREIKRMTITASGGAFRDWDIKKLQNATLADTQKHPNWSMGQKITIDSATMTNKIFELLEARWLFGEGKNGVMEFDAIIETKSLIHALVDFKDGSTTAHFARASMQLPIAYALDKKMNENILEHVDLLEVGSLEFRKIEKSRYPVWEIKEELLKNPARGVVVNAANEVAIEKFINKEIGFMDISKTIIAAFEKFNEMPKSVEDVFAIDREVRKSISFF, encoded by the coding sequence GTGATACTTTTAGGTTCAACTGGCTCTATTGGTGTAAATACGCTCTGTGTCGCTAAAAAGTTTGATATAAGTGTTGAGATTTTAGTTTGTGGAAACAATATTGGGCTTTTAAATAAGCAGATATTAGAGCACTCTCCTAAAGTGGTTGTCATCGCAGATGCCACTGATATAGACAAGGTAAATCACTCAAATGTGTTTTCAGGTGCAGATGCTATTTTAAAAGTTATACAAGACTCCAAATCGAGCTTAGTTGTAAATGCTCTTGTTGGTTTTTTAGGTCTCCGCCCAACACTAAAGGCACTAGAGTGCGGCAAGAGAGTGGCTCTGGCAAACAAAGAGTCACTTGTAGCTTGTGGAGCTTTTATAGATACGAGCAAAATTCAGCCTATAGATAGTGAGCATTTTGGTCTTTGGTATCTTATGCAAGATAGAGAAATTAAGAGGATGACTATAACAGCATCTGGCGGAGCTTTTCGTGATTGGGATATAAAAAAACTTCAAAATGCGACTTTAGCAGACACTCAAAAACATCCAAACTGGTCAATGGGACAAAAGATAACCATAGACAGTGCAACAATGACAAACAAGATATTTGAGCTACTTGAAGCTAGATGGCTCTTTGGCGAGGGCAAAAATGGGGTGATGGAGTTTGATGCCATTATAGAAACAAAGTCACTTATTCACGCCCTTGTAGATTTTAAAGATGGCTCAACTACTGCACATTTTGCTCGTGCATCTATGCAACTTCCCATTGCTTATGCGTTAGATAAAAAGATGAATGAAAATATATTAGAACATGTTGATTTGTTAGAAGTTGGCTCACTAGAGTTTCGCAAGATAGAAAAAAGCAGATACCCAGTCTGGGAGATAAAAGAAGAGTTACTTAAAAACCCAGCTCGTGGAGTGGTAGTAAACGCTGCAAATGAAGTGGCCATAGAGAAGTTTATAAACAAAGAGATAGGTTTTATGGATATCAGCAAAACCATCATAGCAGCTTTTGAAAAATTTAATGAGATGCCAAAAAGTGTAGAAGATGTTTTTGCGATAGATAGAGAAGTCAGAAAAAGTATAAGTTTTTTTTAA
- a CDS encoding phosphatidate cytidylyltransferase produces MEFLKALGSNRERTITGLFLIAVVLVVGFIDNFFLMWAFLGVVYLLAFKEALKLFELKNNSLTLYALGIWIVAAFYPYGDDLFVLAGVAYASAVAFDKELKWNNFFPFIYPTAGMLFIFTMYQEYGMLSMFWLLSIVAMTDIGAYAVGKSIGKTPFSETSPNKTMEGVVGGVLVATASGMFIGLSIVDLADSFVISCVVAISAIFGDLFESSLKRNAGVKDSGSILPGHGGILDRIDGYLFGAIVMLVLLRGLV; encoded by the coding sequence ATGGAATTTTTAAAGGCTCTTGGCTCAAACAGAGAGAGAACCATAACGGGTTTGTTTCTTATTGCAGTAGTCCTAGTTGTAGGTTTTATTGATAATTTTTTTCTAATGTGGGCATTTCTTGGAGTTGTCTATCTTTTAGCTTTTAAAGAGGCTCTTAAACTTTTTGAGCTTAAAAACAACTCACTTACTCTTTACGCTCTTGGTATCTGGATAGTCGCAGCATTTTATCCTTATGGGGATGATCTTTTTGTTTTAGCTGGTGTTGCATATGCAAGTGCAGTAGCTTTTGACAAAGAGCTAAAGTGGAATAATTTCTTTCCTTTTATATACCCAACAGCGGGAATGCTCTTTATCTTTACCATGTATCAAGAGTATGGAATGCTCTCAATGTTCTGGCTCCTGAGCATTGTGGCTATGACAGATATTGGAGCATATGCCGTAGGTAAAAGCATTGGCAAAACTCCTTTTAGCGAGACAAGTCCAAACAAAACTATGGAAGGTGTAGTTGGAGGTGTTTTAGTTGCCACAGCCTCTGGTATGTTTATAGGACTTAGTATAGTTGACCTAGCAGACTCTTTTGTAATCTCTTGTGTTGTTGCTATTAGTGCTATCTTTGGAGACTTGTTTGAGAGCTCACTAAAGAGAAACGCTGGCGTAAAAGATAGCGGGAGCATACTCCCAGGGCATGGCGGAATTTTAGATAGAATAGATGGCTATCTCTTTGGAGCTATTGTTATGCTAGTTCTTCTTCGTGGACTTGTATAG
- a CDS encoding TIGR00303 family protein codes for MQTLNIFTNEPDSLPKGKADFLLAASVTRTCEIEGITQAGIPGKIPLTPTLDAEFITNEKVFSMPELAETPKGVPTPALITRAVHNLTPYSSIEVLNLGLDVIPQNTPLLNFNISPSDSIASGAGIDARAVFEKGMIAGKNYELKGNYLILAESTPSGTTTAATTALALGYDCRDDFSSSFLDSPDSIKEKTIDAALLLINDEMNNFEKLSLVSDNMLIFCAGFLLEASRRFHVILAGGTQMAACLLVADALKEDVLMRVKSENITLATTSWVVNDKDSDIKHILSHLSYAPHAIYTSFSFADAEIEVLKLYDKGEAKEGAGAGGALAYANANGITNRELLEKIELLIYGM; via the coding sequence ATGCAGACATTAAATATATTTACAAATGAACCAGACTCACTTCCAAAGGGAAAAGCTGACTTCTTGCTAGCTGCATCTGTTACAAGAACTTGCGAGATAGAGGGCATCACTCAAGCTGGAATACCTGGTAAAATCCCTCTGACTCCAACTCTAGATGCCGAGTTTATAACAAATGAAAAAGTATTTTCCATGCCAGAACTGGCGGAGACTCCAAAGGGTGTTCCAACTCCAGCCCTTATCACAAGAGCGGTTCATAACCTAACTCCATACTCAAGCATTGAAGTTTTAAACCTTGGTTTAGATGTCATCCCTCAAAATACTCCCCTTTTAAACTTTAACATCTCTCCATCAGACTCGATTGCATCTGGAGCAGGAATAGATGCAAGAGCTGTGTTTGAGAAAGGAATGATTGCAGGAAAAAACTACGAGCTAAAGGGAAACTACCTCATCTTAGCAGAGAGCACTCCAAGTGGGACAACAACAGCCGCAACTACTGCTCTTGCCTTAGGATATGATTGTAGAGATGATTTTTCTTCAAGCTTTTTAGATTCTCCTGATTCTATTAAAGAAAAAACTATAGATGCGGCTCTTTTGCTTATAAATGATGAGATGAACAACTTTGAAAAACTCTCTTTAGTTAGCGATAATATGCTTATCTTTTGTGCTGGTTTTTTACTCGAAGCTTCAAGAAGATTTCATGTTATTTTAGCAGGAGGAACGCAGATGGCGGCTTGTCTGCTCGTAGCAGATGCACTCAAAGAGGATGTTTTGATGCGCGTTAAAAGTGAAAATATCACACTTGCAACTACCTCGTGGGTGGTAAATGACAAAGACTCAGACATCAAGCATATACTCTCGCATCTTAGCTACGCTCCTCACGCCATTTATACAAGTTTTTCTTTCGCAGATGCAGAGATAGAAGTACTAAAGCTGTACGATAAGGGGGAGGCAAAAGAGGGTGCAGGAGCAGGCGGAGCACTTGCTTACGCCAATGCAAACGGTATAACAAACAGGGAACTTTTAGAGAAAATCGAGCTTCTAATATATGGGATGTAA
- a CDS encoding NFACT RNA binding domain-containing protein, whose translation MKYSHLKQIKDYLASFQKISAIYRVNNTIIKIAFDRDDEVYFEMQRSNSKIFKCDSYTRSKVYNAPFDVVLAKRFNRANILDVELVDDDKILRFKTSVASAYKEEITYLQFEFTGKYTNVIIYDEEQIVLEALRHVDIFSSFREVKVGQKLLSPPSAPYTPKEYPLDDVEKFLYDEYKKELDAKLNSLKKQKLLVLNKKLQKLQKLQATLEDETKLAQEAQIAEHQGNLILSNLHNIKAYQRKVELQDYDGSLVEIEFAKEFSNPAFMAQALFKKSKKAKQKALHSHIERTSILSKIEHTKLFIAIVEDAKDMAKLELLFPKQVQTKKFKMSDSIESFWIEGYKVQLGKNEKGNIELLRLAKAKDIWIHMKDRPSAHLIITTDKQNVPQNIIHEAAKLCVEFSTAQKDKFLVDYTPRREVTIQNGANVLYNKYKTIEVDVR comes from the coding sequence ATGAAATACTCACACCTAAAACAGATAAAAGACTACCTTGCAAGCTTTCAAAAAATCTCGGCGATATATAGAGTAAACAATACTATCATAAAAATAGCATTTGATAGAGATGATGAGGTTTACTTTGAGATGCAACGCTCAAACTCCAAGATATTTAAATGCGACTCTTATACTCGCTCCAAAGTCTATAATGCACCCTTTGATGTTGTCTTAGCAAAGCGATTTAATCGTGCAAATATTTTAGATGTAGAACTTGTGGATGATGATAAGATCTTAAGGTTTAAAACCTCCGTAGCCTCGGCTTACAAAGAGGAGATAACTTATCTACAGTTTGAATTTACTGGAAAGTACACAAATGTCATTATTTATGATGAAGAGCAAATAGTTCTAGAAGCCCTGCGACACGTTGATATCTTCTCCTCCTTTCGTGAGGTAAAAGTAGGGCAAAAACTCCTAAGCCCTCCATCAGCTCCATATACTCCAAAAGAGTACCCCTTAGATGATGTTGAGAAGTTTTTGTATGATGAGTACAAAAAAGAGCTAGATGCAAAGTTAAATAGTCTTAAAAAACAAAAACTTTTAGTTCTAAATAAAAAGCTTCAAAAGCTTCAAAAACTTCAAGCCACACTTGAAGATGAGACAAAGCTAGCTCAAGAGGCACAAATAGCTGAGCATCAAGGAAACTTAATCTTATCAAATTTACATAATATTAAAGCATATCAAAGAAAGGTAGAGCTACAAGACTATGATGGAAGTCTTGTGGAGATTGAGTTTGCAAAAGAGTTCTCAAATCCAGCATTTATGGCACAAGCACTCTTTAAAAAAAGTAAAAAAGCAAAACAAAAAGCTCTGCACTCACACATTGAACGGACATCAATCCTTTCTAAAATAGAGCATACAAAACTCTTTATTGCCATAGTTGAAGATGCTAAGGATATGGCAAAACTAGAGCTTTTGTTTCCAAAACAGGTTCAGACAAAAAAATTTAAAATGAGTGACTCCATAGAGTCGTTTTGGATAGAGGGCTATAAAGTCCAGCTAGGTAAAAATGAAAAAGGCAATATAGAGCTATTAAGACTTGCAAAGGCAAAAGATATCTGGATTCATATGAAAGATAGACCATCAGCACATCTCATCATAACAACAGACAAGCAAAACGTGCCACAAAATATTATACATGAAGCTGCAAAACTATGTGTAGAGTTTAGCACAGCTCAAAAAGATAAGTTTTTGGTCGATTATACTCCAAGACGAGAAGTTACAATACAAAATGGTGCAAATGTTCTTTACAATAAGTACAAAACCATAGAGGTGGATGTGAGGTAA
- a CDS encoding PAS domain-containing sensor histidine kinase translates to MKHKIIHRLKNIRSSILTPIAFLLMAIFVVLFFYVPYIAEKNIVDIAKEGSIIVLALVAYTSYILIKREKRLQEANDKLEKKLKNILLDFDKNVIASTTDIDGNIVYASELFCKLSGYKKEELIGKSHKLIKHNDMPKAMYKEMLKTTNAGKTWRGEIKNSTKDGGFYWVDAIVSPVLNEYGEIIEYNSIRQDITSKKELESLNESLKEKIEQAIKETQEKEQYMLKQSKMAQMGEMLSMIAHQWRQPLAAISSTASSLEVRMILKDIDLETLKSGIKDIQAYSQHLSSTINDFRNFFIDSKVLTKTSFKAILDKTILIAKTSLDKRDIIIRVQNKFEDEFCIYRNEFEQVVLNLIKNAEDAIVEDGIDNGLIEIKTYKLNDKAIFEIYDNARGIDNELMDKIFDPYFSTKTKKNGTGLGLYMSKIIIENHCYGTLEAFNTFEGAMFRITLDPNKFTACE, encoded by the coding sequence ATGAAACATAAAATCATTCACAGACTAAAAAACATCCGCTCTAGCATCTTAACGCCCATAGCTTTTCTACTGATGGCTATTTTTGTAGTTCTGTTTTTTTATGTACCTTATATTGCAGAGAAAAATATTGTAGACATAGCTAAAGAAGGCTCCATCATAGTTTTAGCTCTTGTCGCATATACAAGTTATATTCTTATAAAAAGAGAAAAGAGACTACAAGAGGCAAACGATAAACTAGAAAAAAAACTAAAAAACATCCTCTTAGATTTTGATAAAAATGTTATAGCCTCTACTACTGATATAGATGGAAATATCGTCTATGCGAGTGAACTTTTTTGCAAGCTCTCAGGCTATAAAAAAGAAGAACTCATAGGTAAGAGCCATAAGCTTATAAAACACAATGATATGCCAAAGGCTATGTACAAAGAGATGCTAAAGACCACAAACGCAGGAAAAACTTGGAGAGGAGAGATAAAAAACTCCACTAAAGATGGCGGTTTTTACTGGGTAGATGCTATAGTCTCACCTGTATTAAATGAATATGGTGAAATTATAGAGTACAACTCCATAAGGCAAGATATTACTAGTAAAAAGGAGCTAGAGAGTCTAAACGAATCGCTAAAAGAGAAGATTGAACAAGCCATAAAAGAGACTCAAGAAAAAGAGCAATATATGCTCAAACAGAGTAAAATGGCTCAAATGGGAGAGATGCTAAGCATGATAGCCCATCAGTGGCGACAACCATTAGCAGCCATCTCTTCGACTGCATCTTCGCTTGAAGTAAGGATGATTTTAAAAGATATTGATTTAGAGACCCTTAAAAGCGGTATAAAAGATATTCAAGCTTACTCTCAGCATCTAAGTTCAACCATAAATGACTTTAGAAATTTTTTTATAGACTCTAAGGTTCTGACAAAAACAAGTTTTAAAGCTATCTTGGACAAAACAATTTTGATAGCAAAAACTTCTCTTGATAAACGAGACATCATCATAAGAGTTCAAAACAAGTTTGAAGATGAATTTTGTATCTATAGAAATGAGTTTGAACAAGTTGTGCTAAATCTTATAAAAAATGCAGAAGATGCCATAGTAGAAGATGGTATCGACAATGGTCTTATAGAGATAAAAACTTATAAACTAAATGACAAGGCTATCTTTGAAATTTATGATAATGCTAGGGGTATAGATAATGAGCTAATGGATAAAATCTTTGATCCATACTTCTCAACAAAAACTAAAAAAAATGGAACAGGGCTTGGTCTATATATGAGTAAAATCATAATAGAAAACCACTGCTATGGAACCCTTGAGGCCTTTAACACTTTCGAAGGTGCTATGTTTAGAATAACTTTAGATCCTAATAAGTTTACTGCTTGTGAGTGA
- a CDS encoding TonB-dependent receptor: MKKDIKLSLILVALMSLLQADTTNSVVLEPLSVTSTAIKTDELRSTDAVEIYTQEDIEKAHAQNIYEFLNSHTSVIATPSYGNPFTQKLDMRGFGNNGYQNIVVTINGRKLNNIDGVPQLLSSISPSSVSRIEIIKSSGIVLGGDGANAGVINIVTKQNNDKEVSFYLGAYGVADASFFVGHTDEKLSISASGEAQKNSGTREIDSDGNRDKNKFSTASLNLSYRVTDDLELSLGAAFTRTDVFYAGAMTKDQYDNNPMQKGFGSISHQQYDSDALDAGVEYFINDKLSLKANASQEKKKSIYLPPSWPYEANYEYRSLLASINYASDDLSLKVGVDGFDGDRKSSNNTTSKNNKAAYTMTNYRVGNSSFKAGYRFENVEYVYDSGITNLKQDDNLHGAELGYNYLIDKESSIFVNYTHSFQAPDIDRFFSFNGTFNDFIEPAKVDTYSLGYNNISKSNKFKISLYYADLKDEIYMQPITFKNTNIDKSYKYGVDLYDKYIINPEFSVALNYNYVQAIIDEEKEGESDYSGNKLPGVSNHNIKATLSYTPNKPTTIYLTQSYRSKAYAADDFNNNFSQKQDAYMSTDISITYTKESWEVFAKINNLFNQKNGLWIYDDAIYPVNFTTTALAGFKLIY; the protein is encoded by the coding sequence ATGAAAAAAGATATAAAACTCTCATTAATCCTAGTTGCTCTTATGAGCTTGCTTCAAGCAGACACTACAAACAGTGTAGTCTTAGAACCACTTAGTGTTACTTCAACTGCCATAAAAACAGATGAGTTAAGATCTACTGATGCAGTAGAGATTTATACACAAGAAGATATAGAGAAAGCTCATGCTCAAAATATCTATGAGTTTTTAAACTCTCACACCTCTGTCATAGCTACTCCGAGTTATGGAAATCCATTTACCCAAAAACTAGATATGAGAGGCTTTGGTAACAATGGATATCAAAATATAGTTGTAACCATAAATGGTCGTAAGTTAAACAACATAGATGGTGTGCCTCAGCTACTCTCTTCTATATCTCCATCATCTGTTAGTCGTATAGAGATTATAAAATCTAGCGGAATTGTTCTAGGCGGAGATGGTGCAAATGCTGGTGTTATCAACATCGTTACAAAGCAAAACAATGACAAAGAAGTCTCTTTTTATCTAGGGGCTTACGGTGTGGCTGATGCCTCTTTTTTCGTAGGTCACACAGATGAAAAACTATCTATCTCAGCAAGTGGTGAAGCACAAAAAAACAGTGGAACAAGAGAGATAGACAGCGATGGAAATAGAGATAAAAATAAGTTCTCAACAGCTAGTCTAAACCTCTCTTACAGAGTTACTGATGATTTAGAGCTAAGTCTTGGAGCTGCATTTACAAGAACAGATGTTTTTTACGCTGGAGCTATGACAAAAGATCAATATGATAACAACCCAATGCAAAAGGGTTTTGGAAGTATCTCTCATCAACAATACGATAGCGATGCTCTAGATGCTGGGGTTGAGTACTTTATAAATGATAAACTATCACTAAAGGCAAATGCCTCACAAGAGAAAAAGAAGTCCATCTACCTACCTCCTTCTTGGCCATATGAAGCAAATTATGAGTACAGGTCACTCTTGGCATCTATCAATTATGCTAGCGATGATTTATCTCTTAAAGTTGGTGTTGATGGCTTTGATGGCGATAGAAAAAGCTCAAATAACACAACTAGTAAAAATAACAAAGCTGCTTACACTATGACTAACTACAGAGTAGGCAACTCAAGCTTTAAAGCAGGCTACAGGTTTGAAAATGTAGAGTATGTTTACGATAGTGGCATAACTAACTTAAAGCAAGATGACAATCTTCATGGCGCGGAGTTAGGATATAACTACCTAATCGATAAAGAGAGTTCTATCTTTGTAAACTACACTCACTCATTTCAAGCTCCTGATATTGATAGATTTTTCAGCTTTAATGGAACTTTTAATGATTTTATAGAACCTGCAAAAGTCGATACATACTCTCTTGGCTATAACAACATAAGTAAGAGCAATAAGTTTAAAATCTCCCTCTATTATGCTGATTTAAAAGATGAGATTTATATGCAACCCATTACATTTAAAAATACAAATATAGACAAGTCATACAAATATGGAGTTGATTTGTATGATAAATATATCATTAACCCAGAGTTTAGCGTAGCACTAAACTATAACTATGTTCAAGCTATCATTGATGAAGAAAAAGAGGGAGAGAGTGACTACTCAGGCAACAAACTCCCAGGTGTCTCTAACCACAACATAAAAGCTACACTAAGCTACACTCCAAATAAACCTACAACTATCTATCTAACTCAAAGTTACCGCTCTAAAGCTTACGCTGCAGATGACTTTAACAACAACTTCTCTCAAAAGCAAGATGCTTACATGAGTACAGATATCTCTATCACTTATACAAAAGAGTCTTGGGAAGTTTTTGCTAAAATAAACAATCTTTTTAACCAAAAAAATGGTTTATGGATATATGATGATGCCATCTACCCTGTAAACTTCACAACAACAGCTTTGGCTGGATTTAAACTAATATACTAA
- a CDS encoding EAL domain-containing response regulator — protein MDKEQFDELIKSTKKLNLLYVEDDKKARESTLNFLETFFLKIDTAVDGEQAFAKTELKEYDLIITDINMPKLNGIELIRKIRVVDTYIPILILSAHDDKDYFVQSIKYGVDGYILKPVELEQFYTIISKVVKKIMLEKSLAEYKNNLEQKVEEKTLELRRMCYQEYYTELPNAQKLQIDMHEGDYDYLLLLDMSNFSTINKEYGKVFSNQVLSKTARILEHHIHKRAKLYKVESDRFVILLRETSLEELHEYCKQIVAFFDNKNVKIDEVELHITFNIGISTVQENVADTLINSEYALDTSKDLGSRHYEIFDENNSSFKDEKEAIKYLKITRELILQDMIEPYFQPIVDIKTKKIKKYEVLARGVLEDSIILPFHFIKPAEKLGLMTSITKVMINKSFDFFRDKEYEFSINITERDLLDGYLCKFLKEKLEFYKIDAKRIIFEIKESITLAKDYAKITKEIDALREMGFKIAIDDFGVNDSNFSKLMGMNFDFIKVDGVFIKELKLDKKSKNILKAIVNFAKTLDIKIIAEFVEDEETYQIIKECEVDFAQGYFIAKPEPTLDRITHKQ, from the coding sequence ATGGATAAAGAACAGTTTGATGAGTTGATAAAGAGCACTAAAAAGTTAAACCTACTATATGTTGAAGATGACAAGAAAGCCAGAGAGTCTACTCTAAATTTTTTAGAGACATTTTTTTTAAAAATCGATACAGCAGTAGATGGTGAGCAAGCTTTCGCAAAAACAGAACTAAAAGAGTATGACTTAATCATTACAGATATAAACATGCCAAAACTAAACGGTATAGAACTTATCCGAAAAATCAGAGTCGTAGATACTTATATTCCCATCTTGATACTCTCAGCACATGATGATAAAGACTACTTTGTGCAAAGCATCAAGTATGGAGTTGATGGATATATACTAAAACCTGTTGAGCTTGAGCAGTTTTATACTATCATCTCTAAAGTAGTAAAGAAGATTATGTTAGAGAAATCTTTAGCAGAGTATAAAAATAACCTAGAGCAAAAAGTAGAAGAAAAAACACTAGAGTTAAGGCGTATGTGTTACCAAGAGTACTATACAGAATTGCCAAACGCTCAAAAGCTCCAGATTGACATGCATGAAGGGGATTATGACTATCTTCTTCTTTTGGATATGTCTAACTTTTCAACCATCAACAAAGAGTATGGAAAGGTTTTCTCCAACCAAGTTTTATCAAAAACAGCACGAATATTAGAACATCACATACATAAAAGAGCTAAACTATATAAGGTAGAGTCAGACAGGTTTGTCATACTTCTTCGTGAGACTTCACTTGAAGAGTTACATGAGTATTGCAAGCAAATAGTTGCTTTTTTTGATAATAAAAATGTAAAAATAGATGAGGTAGAACTTCATATCACTTTTAACATTGGCATCTCAACTGTACAAGAAAATGTAGCAGACACACTCATAAATAGTGAATACGCACTAGATACATCTAAAGACTTAGGAAGTAGGCATTATGAGATTTTTGATGAAAACAACAGCTCTTTTAAGGATGAAAAAGAGGCTATAAAGTACCTCAAAATCACCAGAGAGCTTATTTTGCAAGATATGATAGAGCCTTATTTTCAGCCCATCGTAGATATAAAAACTAAAAAGATAAAAAAGTATGAAGTCCTAGCTCGCGGAGTGTTGGAAGATAGCATCATCCTTCCTTTTCATTTTATAAAACCAGCAGAAAAATTAGGGCTTATGACCTCTATAACTAAAGTCATGATAAATAAAAGCTTTGATTTTTTTAGAGATAAAGAGTATGAATTTTCTATAAATATTACAGAGAGGGATTTGCTTGATGGCTACCTTTGTAAGTTTTTAAAAGAAAAACTTGAGTTTTATAAGATAGATGCTAAGAGGATTATTTTTGAGATAAAAGAGAGCATCACTCTTGCAAAAGACTATGCAAAAATCACTAAAGAGATAGACGCTCTAAGAGAGATGGGCTTTAAGATAGCCATAGATGACTTTGGAGTCAATGACTCAAACTTTAGTAAACTTATGGGCATGAATTTTGATTTTATAAAAGTAGATGGTGTTTTTATAAAAGAGTTAAAACTAGATAAAAAGAGTAAAAATATCTTAAAAGCCATAGTAAACTTTGCAAAAACTTTGGATATTAAGATTATTGCTGAGTTCGTAGAAGATGAAGAGACATACCAGATTATCAAAGAGTGTGAAGTCGATTTTGCACAAGGTTACTTCATTGCAAAGCCGGAGCCTACTTTAGATAGGATCACTCACAAGCAGTAA